In a genomic window of Piliocolobus tephrosceles isolate RC106 chromosome 1, ASM277652v3, whole genome shotgun sequence:
- the SLAMF9 gene encoding SLAM family member 9 produces MCAFTWLLLLLLLQEAKGDSGDGVDPEEVVAVLHESISLPLEIPPKEEVENIIWSSHKSLATVVPGKEGHPATIMVTNPHYQGRVSFLDPSYSLHISNLSWEDSGLYQAQVNLRTSQTSIMQQYNLRVYRRLSEPHITVNFEISGEGACNMSLVCSVEKAGMDVTYSWLSSGNSAYTSHEGPVLSTSWRPGDSALSYTCRASNPISNVSSRPIPAGSFCADPNYASEKPSTAFCLLAKGLLILLLLVILATVLWVIRVQKRHKMPRMKKLMRNRMKLRKKAKPASSPA; encoded by the exons ATGTGTGCCTTTACTTGGCTGCTCCTTCTCTTGCTGCTCCAGGAGG CCAAAGGAGACTCTGGAGATGGTGTGGATCCCGAGGAAGTGGTTGCGGTCCTTCACGAATCCATCAGCCTCCCCCTGGAAATACCGCCCAAGGAAGAGGTTGAGAATATCATCTGGTCCTCCCACAAAAGTCTTGCCACTGTGGTGCCAGGGAAAGAGGGACATCCAGCTACCATCATGGTGACCAATCCACACTACCAGGGCCGAGTGAGCTTCCTGGACCCCAGCTATTCCCTGCATATCAGCAATCTGAGCTGGGAGGATTCAGGGCTTTACCAAGCTCAAGTCAACCTGAGAACATCCCAGACCTCTATCATGCAGCAGTACAATCTACGTGTCTACC GACGGCTGTCAGAGCCCCACATCACTGTGAACTTTGAGATCTCTGGGGAAGGTGCCTGCAATATGTCCCTGGTGTGCTCTGTGGAGAAGGCAGGCATGGATGTGACCTACAGCTGGCTCTCCTCAGGAAATAGCGCTTATACATCCCATGAAGGCCCTGTCCTCAGCACATCCTGGAGGCCAGGGGACAGTGCCCTCTCCTACACCTGCAGAGCCAGCAACCCCATCAGCAATGTCAGTTCTCGCCCCATCCCTGCTGGATCCTTCTGTGCAG ATCCCAACTATGCTTCTGAGAAGCCTTCAACAGCCTTCTGCCTCCTGGCCAAGGGATTGCTCATCCTCTTGCTCTTGGTAATTCTGGCCACGGTGCTCTGGGTCATCCGAGTCCAGAAAAGACACAAAATGCCAAGGATGAAGAAACTCATGAGAAACAGAATGAAACTGAGGAAGAAGGCAAAGCCTGCCTCCAGCCCTGCCTGA